A window of the Falco biarmicus isolate bFalBia1 chromosome 10, bFalBia1.pri, whole genome shotgun sequence genome harbors these coding sequences:
- the MC3R gene encoding melanocortin receptor 3: MNTTHFAFSFQPVLLNVTEDFNDSVLNNRSSDGFCEQVFIKAEVFLTLGIISLLENILVILAVLKNGNLHSPMYFFLCSLAVADMLVSMSNALETIMIAILSNGYLIIDDHFIQHMDNVFDSMICISLVASICNLLVIAIDRYITIFYALRYHSIMTVKKALTLIVVIWIACIICGIIFIAYSESKTVIVCLITMFFTMLFLMASLYVHMFLFARLHVKRIAALPMDGVPYQQRTCMKGAVTITILLGVFIVCWAPFFLHLILIISCPMNPYCACYTSHFNTYLVLIMCNSVIDPLIYAFRSLEMRKTFKEIVCCCYGISVGQCML; the protein is encoded by the coding sequence ATGAATACCACacactttgcattttcatttcagcctgtgctgcttAATGTCACCGAAGACTTCAACGACTCAGTTCTGAATAACAGAAGCAGCGATGGATTTTGCGAGCAGGTCTTCATAAAAGCTGAGGTCTTCTTGACTTTAGGGATCATCAGCCTCCTGGAAAACATCCTTGTCATTCTCGCAGTGCTGAAGAATGGAAACCTACATTCTCCcatgtatttcttcctttgtagCTTGGCTGTAGCAGATATGTTAGTGAGCATGTCAAATGCCTTGGAGACTATCATGATTGCAATCCTGAGCAACGGCTATTTGATCATTGATGACCACTTTATTCAGCATATGGACAATGTTTTTGACTCAatgatttgtatttctttggtAGCCTCAATTTGCAACCTCTTGGTTATAGCCATTGACAGGTACATAACTATTTTCTATGCTCTCCGTTACCACAGCATCATGACTGTGAAGAAAGCTTTAACCCTGATTGTGGTCATTTGGATTGCTTGTATCATCTGCGGCATCATATTCATTGCCTactcagaaagcaaaactgtcATTGTCTGTCTCATCACCATGTTCTTTACCATGCTCTTTCTCATGGCATCCCTTTATGTTCACATGTTCTTGTTTGCACGCCTGCATGTTAAGCGGATTGCAGCCCTCCCCATGGATGGGGTGCCCTACCAGCAGCGTACCTGCATGAAGGGAGCTGTCACCATCACTATATTACTTGGAGTCTTCATTGTTTGCTGGGCACCTTTCTTCCTTCACCTCATTCTCATCATTTCTTGCCCAATGAATCCATACTGCGCCTGCTATACCTCACACTTCAATACTTATCTGGTCTTAATAATGTGCAATTCAGTAATTGATCCACTCATTTATGCTTTCCGGAGTCTGGAAATGAGAAAGACTTTCAAAGAAATAGTGTGTTGCTGTTATGGCATAAGTGTGGGACAGTGCATGCTGTAA